Proteins co-encoded in one Xyrauchen texanus isolate HMW12.3.18 chromosome 19, RBS_HiC_50CHRs, whole genome shotgun sequence genomic window:
- the LOC127659961 gene encoding HIG1 domain family member 2A-like encodes MAAAPTSVGQDQPTKTSTPPVVFDLSQPPVIDGFTPLSRTREENFKDKFMRKTKENPFVPIGCLGTAGALIYGLSAFRSGKTRQSQLLMRARIFAQGFTVVAIIVGVAATALKPKQ; translated from the exons ATGGCAGCTGCACCGACCTCGGTTGGCCAAGATCAACCGACCAAAACATCAACTCCACCCGTCGTGTTTGATCTGTCTCAGCCTCCGGTCATCGATGGTTTCACCCCTCTGTCAAGGACGAGGGAAGAGAACTTTAAGGACAAATTCATGAGGAAGACGAAAGAGAACCCATTCGTCCCTATAG GTTGCTTAGGAACAGCAGGGGCATTGATCTACGGCCTCAGCGCCTTCAGAAGTGGCAAAACCCGACAGTCCCAGCTGCTAATGAGAGCCCGTATCTTCGCCCAAGGCTTCACCGTCGTTGCTATTATAGTGGGCGTGGCTGCCACGGCACTGAAACCCAAGCAATGA
- the LOC127659958 gene encoding FAS-associated factor 2-like, which produces MAAPEEQELSQAQTEKLLQFQDLTGLESMDQCRRTLEQHNWNIEAAVQDRLNEQEGVPSVFNPPPARPLQVHTTDHRVYSYIVSRPHPRGLLGWSYYLIMLPFRFTYYTLLDIFRFALRFIRPDPRGRVTDPVGDVMSFIHNFEEKYGRSHPVCYQGTYSQALNDAKRELRYLLVYLHGEDHQDTDEFCRTTLSSEEVLTFINTRMLFWACSTSKPEGFRVSQALRENTYPFLAMIMLKDRKMTVVGRLEGLIQPEDLINQLTFIMEANQTYLMSERLDREERNQTQVLRQQQDEAYLLSLRADQEKDRKKREEQEQKRQEEEMARQCVLAEERRRRTLEEEKERKSECLPPEPPLDDPDSVKIVFKLPNDTRVERRFLFDQSLTVIYDFLFSLKETPEKFQIVTNFPRRVLPCLPTEEQPNPPTLKEAGLSRSEVLFVQDLTDD; this is translated from the exons ATGGCGGCGCCAGAAGAGCAGGAATTATCTCAGGCTCAAACTGAAAAACTCCTTCAGTTTCAG GACCTGACAGGCTTGGAGTCAATGGACCAATGCCGGCGCACACTAGAACAACACAACTGGAACATTGAG GCCGCAGTACAAGACAGACTAAATGAGCAGGAAGGAGTTCCAAGCGTTTTTAACCCGCCGCCCGCCAGACCGTTACAAGTCCACACAACAGACCACAGAGTGTATAGCTATATAGTCTCAAGGCCACATCCTAGA ggCTTATTAGGTTGGAGTTACTACTTAATAATGCTTCCCTTCAGGTTTACGTATTATACACTTCTGGACATATTCAG GTTTGCCTTGAGATTCATTCGGCCGGATCCGAGGGGTCGCGTCACAGATCCAGTTGGAGATGTCATGTCCTTTATTCATAATTTTGAAGAGAAATATGGTCGATCACATCCTGTATGCTACCAGGGAACATATAGTCAA GCTTTGAACGATGCCAAGCGAGAGCTTCGCTACTTGTTAGTTTATCTTCATGGGGAAGATCACCAGGACACGGATGAGTTCTGCCG AACCACATTATCTTCAGAAGAGGTACTGACCTTCATTAACACAAGGATGCTGTTCTGGGCATGTTCTACCAGCAAGCCAGAGGGTTTCCGAG TCTCTCAGGCCCTGCGTGAGAATACCTATCCCTTCTTGGCCATGATCATGCTGAAGGACCGTAAAATGACAGTTGTTGGGCGACTTGAGGGGCTTATACAGCCTGAGGATCTTATCAACCAGCTGACCTTCATCATGGAGGCAAACCAGACATATCTCATGTCAGAACGACTAGATAG ggaGGAGAGGAACCAGACGCAGGTACTGAGGCAGCAGCAGGATGAAGCTTACCTTTTATCCCTCCGTGCAGACcaggagaaagacagaaagaaaagagaagaacaaGAGCAGAAACGTCAAGAGGAAGAAATGGCTCGCCAATGCGTCCTTGCCGAGGAGAGAAGACGAAGA ACACTGGAAGAAGAGAAGGAGCGCAAGTCTGAGTGTCTTCCACCTGAGCCGCCCTTGGACGACCCGGACAGTGTCAAAATAGTGTTCAAATTGCCCAACGACACTCGCGTGGAGCGGAGATTCCTCTTCGACCAGTCTTTGACG gTAATATACGACTTCCTGTTTTCATTGAAAGAGACCCCTGAGAAATTCCAAATAGTAACGAATTTCCCACGCCGAGTTTTGCCTTGCCTGCCGACAGAAGAGCAGCCCAATCCCCCAACTCTGAAGGAGGCAGGTCTGAGCCGGTCAGAAGTCCTCTTTGTGCAAGACCTCACAGACGATTGA